One stretch of Nocardia mangyaensis DNA includes these proteins:
- the dapB gene encoding 4-hydroxy-tetrahydrodipicolinate reductase → MTIRVGVLGARGKVGQAICAAVEAAGDLELVAQVDKDDALTVFTETGTQVVVDFTHPDVVMGNLKFLVENGIHAVVGTTGFDGTRLDEVRGWLAQRPEVGVLIAPNFAIGAVLSMRFAEQAARFFESVEVIELHHPNKADAPSGTAYRTAALIAAARAEAGVGVSPDATTTELEGARGADVDGVRVHSVRLAGLVAHQEVLFGTQGETLTIRHDSIDRNSFAPGVLLGVREIAGRPGLTVGLDPFLDL, encoded by the coding sequence GTGACCATTCGGGTCGGAGTGCTCGGCGCACGCGGCAAGGTCGGGCAGGCGATCTGCGCGGCCGTGGAGGCGGCGGGCGATCTGGAGCTGGTCGCGCAGGTCGACAAGGACGACGCGCTGACGGTGTTCACCGAGACCGGTACGCAGGTCGTCGTCGACTTCACCCACCCCGATGTGGTGATGGGGAATCTGAAGTTCCTGGTGGAGAACGGGATCCACGCGGTCGTCGGCACCACCGGCTTCGACGGGACCCGCCTTGACGAGGTTCGCGGCTGGCTGGCGCAGCGGCCCGAGGTGGGCGTGCTGATCGCGCCGAACTTCGCCATCGGCGCGGTGCTGTCGATGCGCTTCGCCGAGCAGGCGGCCCGGTTCTTCGAATCGGTCGAGGTGATCGAGCTGCACCACCCGAACAAGGCCGACGCGCCCTCGGGCACCGCCTACCGCACCGCCGCCTTGATCGCGGCGGCCCGTGCCGAGGCCGGGGTCGGGGTGAGTCCCGATGCCACCACCACCGAGCTCGAGGGTGCCCGCGGCGCCGACGTCGACGGCGTGCGGGTGCATTCGGTTCGCCTGGCCGGGCTGGTCGCGCACCAAGAGGTGCTGTTCGGCACCCAGGGCGAGACACTGACCATCCGGCACGATTCCATCGACCGCAACTCCTTCGCCCCCGGTGTGCTGCTGGGCGTGCGCGAGATCGCCGGCCGTCCCGGCCTGACCGTCGGGCTCGACCCGTTCCTGGATCTGTGA
- a CDS encoding alcohol dehydrogenase catalytic domain-containing protein, whose protein sequence is MRIRGAVLERVADPAPFADSQPITVCELDLAEPGPGELLVRIEAAGLCHSDLSVVDGNRVRPVPMLLGHEAAGIVESVGAAVTDVAVGQRVVMTFLPRCGECAGCASNGRTPCGPGSVANNAGELLGGGRRLRRDDAEVHHHLGVSGFATHAVVDRRSVVPVDDDVPPEVAAVLGCAVLTGGGALLNAAKPGAGDRIMVVGLGGVGMAAVLVAVSLGLGEVIAVDTVPDKLALARQFGATAAFTPVEIAEQGVQADVVVEAAGNVRAFETAVAATAPGGVTVTVGLPAPTATATISPLALVAQGRTIIGSYLGSAVPARDIPEYVRRWRAGQLPLERLVSARIGLDQVNEAMDDLAAGAALRQVIVFD, encoded by the coding sequence ATGAGGATTCGTGGAGCCGTCCTGGAACGCGTCGCCGATCCGGCGCCGTTCGCCGATTCGCAGCCGATCACCGTGTGCGAGCTCGACCTGGCCGAGCCGGGACCGGGGGAACTGCTGGTCCGGATCGAAGCGGCGGGGCTGTGCCATTCGGATCTGTCGGTGGTCGACGGCAATCGGGTGCGTCCGGTGCCCATGCTGCTCGGTCATGAGGCGGCCGGCATCGTCGAATCGGTTGGCGCCGCAGTGACCGATGTGGCGGTGGGGCAGCGAGTCGTGATGACCTTCCTGCCGCGCTGTGGCGAGTGCGCGGGCTGCGCGAGCAACGGCCGCACCCCGTGCGGGCCGGGCAGTGTGGCCAACAATGCCGGTGAACTGCTCGGCGGCGGTCGGCGACTACGCCGTGACGACGCCGAAGTCCACCACCACCTGGGCGTCTCGGGCTTCGCGACCCATGCCGTGGTCGATCGGCGTTCGGTCGTGCCGGTCGACGACGATGTGCCGCCCGAGGTGGCCGCGGTGCTCGGCTGCGCGGTGCTGACCGGTGGCGGCGCCCTGCTCAACGCGGCGAAACCCGGTGCGGGCGACCGGATCATGGTGGTCGGGCTGGGCGGGGTCGGGATGGCGGCGGTGCTCGTCGCGGTCTCGCTCGGGCTCGGCGAGGTGATCGCGGTCGACACCGTGCCCGACAAACTCGCCCTGGCCCGCCAGTTCGGCGCCACCGCGGCGTTCACTCCGGTCGAGATCGCCGAGCAGGGCGTGCAGGCCGACGTGGTGGTCGAGGCGGCCGGGAATGTGCGCGCCTTCGAAACCGCCGTCGCGGCAACGGCTCCCGGAGGCGTGACGGTGACGGTGGGGCTACCCGCGCCCACCGCCACCGCCACCATCTCCCCGCTGGCGCTGGTCGCCCAGGGGCGCACCATCATCGGCAGCTACCTCGGCTCGGCGGTGCCGGCCCGTGACATCCCCGAATACGTGCGGCGGTGGCGCGCCGGCCAGCTGCCACTGGAACGGCTCGTCTCGGCGCGCATCGGCCTCGATCAGGTGAACGAGGCGATGGACGACCTCGCGGCGGGCGCGGCGCTGCGCCAGGTGATCGTGTTCGACTGA
- a CDS encoding VOC family protein — MSVQFNHTIVGCHDNRETAEFWADILGLDIGKEAGPFIPIPLAHGAVFDFARVPPHISEIQPQHYAFLVSEAEFDAAYAKIQRYKLDHWADPQQHGINEINHHDGGRGVYFLDPNGHFLELITVPYGGWPA, encoded by the coding sequence TTGTCAGTGCAGTTCAATCACACCATTGTCGGATGTCACGACAATCGCGAAACCGCCGAGTTCTGGGCGGACATCCTCGGGTTGGACATAGGAAAAGAGGCGGGACCTTTCATTCCGATCCCCCTCGCGCACGGTGCCGTCTTCGATTTCGCGCGCGTGCCACCGCATATTTCCGAGATCCAGCCGCAGCACTACGCGTTCCTCGTCTCCGAGGCCGAGTTCGACGCGGCCTACGCCAAGATCCAGCGCTACAAGCTGGACCATTGGGCCGATCCCCAGCAACACGGGATCAACGAGATCAATCACCACGACGGTGGTCGCGGCGTCTATTTCCTCGACCCCAACGGTCACTTCCTCGAGTTGATCACCGTCCCGTACGGCGGCTGGCCCGCGTAG
- a CDS encoding MFS transporter: MAATTMAPVEAGQRWAYGLVLAASAVALGVSGAPAPLYGIYETEWQLSPLTTTAVFAVYAVAALGAVLVSGRLSDVVGRKPVMIGAFVTMIAGLIVFLLADSVPMLLLARALHGAAVGATVVAGAAALLDLRPERGARSGQLTGVAFNVGIAITVLGTAVLAQYAPWPLRTPYVVIAVVCLIAGAGILALREPHTARSKGRITIAKPAVPQEIRADFWFAAIGVMSAWSVLGVLLSLYPSLAAAETGVHNLVFGGVVVASTALAGALAQLFATGIPARRAAILGDLGMAAALLATVPALATGQPAVVLIAGLVLGATFGLGFGGSLRHLSEVVPPHRRGETMSAYYLLAYSALALPTLAAGWAATTWGIATVFPWFIVIVAMACVSAAAIGVWGSRAAAKKAA, encoded by the coding sequence ATGGCAGCGACAACGATGGCGCCGGTCGAAGCCGGTCAGCGCTGGGCCTACGGCCTGGTCCTCGCGGCGAGCGCGGTGGCGCTCGGCGTGTCGGGGGCGCCCGCACCGCTCTACGGCATCTACGAGACCGAATGGCAGCTGTCGCCGCTCACCACGACCGCCGTCTTCGCGGTGTACGCGGTCGCCGCGCTGGGCGCGGTCCTGGTCTCGGGGCGGCTCTCCGACGTGGTCGGCCGCAAACCGGTGATGATCGGCGCCTTCGTCACCATGATCGCGGGTCTGATCGTGTTCCTGCTCGCCGATTCGGTGCCCATGCTGCTGCTCGCGCGAGCGCTGCACGGTGCGGCGGTCGGCGCCACGGTGGTCGCAGGCGCCGCCGCCCTGCTGGATCTGCGTCCCGAGCGCGGTGCGCGCTCCGGGCAGCTCACCGGCGTGGCGTTCAATGTCGGCATCGCGATCACCGTGCTCGGAACGGCTGTGCTCGCGCAGTACGCGCCGTGGCCGCTGCGCACGCCGTACGTGGTGATCGCGGTGGTGTGCCTGATCGCGGGTGCGGGCATTCTCGCGCTGCGAGAACCGCACACCGCCCGGTCGAAAGGACGCATCACCATCGCGAAGCCAGCGGTGCCGCAGGAGATCAGGGCCGATTTCTGGTTCGCGGCGATCGGCGTGATGTCGGCGTGGTCGGTACTGGGCGTGCTGCTGTCGCTGTACCCGTCGCTGGCCGCGGCCGAGACCGGCGTGCACAACCTGGTCTTCGGCGGTGTGGTGGTCGCGAGCACCGCGCTCGCCGGGGCGCTGGCGCAGCTGTTCGCCACCGGCATCCCGGCACGCCGGGCCGCCATCCTCGGTGACCTCGGGATGGCCGCCGCGCTGCTGGCCACCGTGCCCGCGCTGGCCACCGGACAGCCCGCCGTGGTGTTGATCGCCGGGCTGGTACTGGGCGCCACCTTCGGTCTCGGGTTCGGCGGTTCGCTGCGGCACCTGTCGGAGGTCGTGCCGCCGCATCGCCGCGGCGAGACCATGTCGGCCTATTACCTGCTCGCCTATTCGGCACTGGCCCTGCCGACCCTGGCCGCGGGTTGGGCGGCGACGACCTGGGGGATCGCGACCGTGTTCCCGTGGTTCATCGTGATCGTCGCCATGGCGTGCGTCTCGGCCGCGGCGATCGGGGTGTGGGGGAGCAGGGCCGCCGCGAAGAAGGCGGCCTGA
- a CDS encoding ArsR/SmtB family transcription factor, whose product MTQAKDLPVAPTIPVAGLPAVLGALHDPVRLEIVRRLSNAGTPVRCAALYDAINKSTATHHFKILREAGVIERLTIDGQICQRLRLDALEDAVPGLLPAIVAAANRATAESG is encoded by the coding sequence ATGACCCAGGCTAAAGATCTTCCCGTGGCGCCGACCATACCCGTCGCCGGACTCCCCGCTGTCCTGGGTGCGCTGCACGACCCTGTCCGGCTCGAGATCGTCCGGCGCCTCAGCAATGCGGGCACGCCGGTGCGCTGCGCGGCCCTCTACGACGCGATCAACAAATCCACCGCGACCCACCACTTCAAGATCCTGCGCGAGGCCGGCGTGATCGAGCGCCTGACCATCGACGGCCAGATCTGCCAGCGCCTGCGCCTCGACGCGCTCGAGGACGCGGTCCCCGGCCTGCTGCCCGCGATCGTCGCGGCCGCCAATCGCGCGACCGCCGAGTCCGGCTGA